The Lolium rigidum isolate FL_2022 chromosome 1, APGP_CSIRO_Lrig_0.1, whole genome shotgun sequence region CTGCTATGTTGGGTTCAGATTAATAAAATCAGATATATAAAGAAAGGTGCCTGAAAAATTTatagatattgcacgagaaaataTTTGGCAAAGCAAATGTTAATTCTCCTGTGTCTTCCTCTTCTATGTATGATTATGCAATTATAGTCTAATAAAGATAATATAAAAGTCAAATAATCCTCCGTATGTTTTATCCACACATCTAATCTGAGTCCTAAATCAATCTAAACAAAATGAAAGTGCATGCTCAAAATTCTGCATCTAGCTGTGTTCAATTCTAGTTATGTCCACAAAATACAGAGAATAAGTTGAAGGCAAGTATTAAATTTGCGCAAGAAATTATATTGTGAAAAAAATGATCAGTTAATTCTCTTCTGTGTTCATCTTTCCTATGTATGAGTATGCAATTACAGTtgtaaagaagaagaaaaatctaTTCATCCTACTTGTATGTTTTATCCACACGCGCGCCTAATCAGAGTCCCAAATCAATCTACAAAAAAATTGAAAGCAGACGCTAAAATTCTGCATGGATCAGAATGGCCTCTTGAGCCCCTTGAAGTCGGCCGTCTCGATGCACTCGACGCTGCCCCTGGCGCCATTGAGCAGCTTGAGCAGCTCGCTGGCCCGATCCTTGGTCAAACCGCCGCACCCGacctggagcagcagcagcagcttctgGAACGCGCCCACGCGCAGCGCGTCggcgcggcaggcggcggcgccAGCGTCGGCGCCGCGGCAGAGGCGCCAGAGCGCGGAGACGGCGAACTCGGTGGCCATGTCGGAGACGCGGAACATCTTCTTGACGAGCACGGGCACGACGAGCGCGTGGGCGCGCGCGGACTGGAGGCCCGCGTCGGCGCAGAGGACGCCGTCGAGCACCGCCAGGGCCTTCTCGCTGGTGCCCTTGTCGGCGTCCACGAGGAGCTCCGCGACGACGTGCGCGGCGCCGAGGTCGGCGAAGCGGGCCGCCGCGCGGTCCGATGTGGCGACGAGGTAGTAGGCCGTGACGAGGGCCGCCTTGGTGGCCTGCGGGGATACGGTGTCCCTGACGAGGCCGATTAGGGCGGCGCAGGCGTTGGGGGTGCGGGATATGGCGTCGACGGTGGGCCGGTCGGCGGAGGAGGCGAGCTCGCGGAGGACCACGGCGGCGCTGGCCCGCGCGGCGAGGTCGCCGTGGGCGAGCACGGAGACGAGCGTCTTGAGTGAGGCGGGCGAGGCAATGCTGCGGCGGGACTCGTCGTCGAGCGGGAAGAAGACTGTGAGCGCGGCGAGGATCTTCCCGAGCGCGGCGGACACCGAGGCGCCGTCGACGGGCTCGCCGGCGAGGTCCCGGAACGCGGAGGACAGCCTgcgcgcggcgccggcggccgcgagGCAGCGTCGGTTGCGGTCGCTCTCCTTGCCGagcgccctggccctggccgccacGGCCCCGCACGCGGCCGCGTCGCCGCGCCTGGCGGCGGCGGACACGGCCGCGAGCACCTCCGCCGCGTCGGCGTCCGCAACCGGCACCTTGGGCGTGGGCACGCGCTCGGCCTGGTTGGCGACGCACCAGTCCTGGATCATGCGTCGCGTGGCGTGGTTGGGGACCAGGTCGCCGAGGCGGACGGGCGCGCCGGTGACGGGGCAGGTGGCGCGGCCGCGGGCCAGCCACCCCTCGAGGCTGTCCCGGTCGTAGGTGATCCCCGTGGGCGCCGTGACCGGGTCCTTCATCAGCTCCAGCGAGATCGGGCACAGGAAGTGCGCCGGCACCGCCGGTTCTGCTGGCTCgtcgtcggccgccgccgccacctgccgCCTCCCTCGCCGCAGGAGCGGTAGCTCCGGGACCACCCTCGTAGCTCTGGACATGGGTAGAACCATCGTGTTGTGCTAATGGTGGAAGAAAGAAGACGTGCGAAGCGAGTCGAGCTGGTAGCTGTTGTTATTGAGTCGCTCGCACCTTGCCGGAAACTTTGAATGGAATTAATGGCGCCGGAGCCTTTGAACGGAATGGTTGAACGGGAGGAGACTCGACGAATATATAGGTTGCGGGAGGAGGAGCAGTTTGGACGGAGGAGACTTGGCGGTGGCGGGAGAGAGTGAGTGGAGGAGAAGGATTATTTTGTTGGTTCGATCTGGTCGGGGCGTTTGAATGTTGACCGTTGAACGCGCAACGTTTGAATGTACGACTCCGGCGCCCGCGTCGCGTTCGCGTTGCGGCC contains the following coding sequences:
- the LOC124683796 gene encoding U-box domain-containing protein 21-like is translated as MVLPMSRATRVVPELPLLRRGRRQVAAAADDEPAEPAVPAHFLCPISLELMKDPVTAPTGITYDRDSLEGWLARGRATCPVTGAPVRLGDLVPNHATRRMIQDWCVANQAERVPTPKVPVADADAAEVLAAVSAAARRGDAAACGAVAARARALGKESDRNRRCLAAAGAARRLSSAFRDLAGEPVDGASVSAALGKILAALTVFFPLDDESRRSIASPASLKTLVSVLAHGDLAARASAAVVLRELASSADRPTVDAISRTPNACAALIGLVRDTVSPQATKAALVTAYYLVATSDRAAARFADLGAAHVVAELLVDADKGTSEKALAVLDGVLCADAGLQSARAHALVVPVLVKKMFRVSDMATEFAVSALWRLCRGADAGAAACRADALRVGAFQKLLLLLQVGCGGLTKDRASELLKLLNGARGSVECIETADFKGLKRPF